TGTTGAGATCGCATTCGGGATCCGGATCGAACTGATTGATCGTCGGATGGACTATCCCTTCCTCGATTGCCAAAATTGCAGCTATAGTCTCTACAGCGCCTGCTGCACCGAGGAGATGGCCTATCATTGACTTAGTGGACTGTACCATCACTTTGTCTGCATGTTCACCGAGGAGCCTCTTGATCGCCGCGGTCTCCATTTTATCGTTCAGCGGAGTGGATGTTCCGTGTGCATTGATCAGATCGACCTCGTCAGGTACCCATCCGGCATTTCTCATGGCCATGGCCATTGAACGGTATGCTCCGTCTCCTTCCGGATCCGGTGCGGTTATGTGATATGCGTCACAGGTATTTCCGTATCCCGTTATCTCAGCGTAAATGTGAGCACCTCGTTTTTTTGCATGCTCCAGTTCCTCGAGTATCAGCACTCCGGAACCTTCGCCCATTACAAAACCGTCCCGGCCTGAATCAAAGGGCCTGGACGCATGCTCCGGATCATCGTTTCTGGTGGAGAGAGCTTTAAGCGACGCAAACCCAGCAGTTGCTATCGAAGTTATCGCAGCCTCCGCTCCCCCTGAGATCATCACGTCAGCATCTCCGCGCTGTATGCAGTAGTAAGCCTCTCCTATGCTGTTTGTAGCGGAAGCGCATGCTGTGACAACAGCCATATTCGGGCCTT
Above is a window of Synergistaceae bacterium DZ-S4 DNA encoding:
- the fabF gene encoding beta-ketoacyl-ACP synthase II, which encodes MRRVVITGVGAVTPIGIGKEEYWKALEEGKNGVGLISLFDTSQHSVKIGAEIRDFDPERWLDKKEVRRTDRILHLSTAATDLAVKDAGLDLGSLDKELFGVYMGSGVGGIGTIDDSFTTLFEKGPNRVSPFMVPMMIANMPAAYAAIRYGAKGPNMAVVTACASATNSIGEAYYCIQRGDADVMISGGAEAAITSIATAGFASLKALSTRNDDPEHASRPFDSGRDGFVMGEGSGVLILEELEHAKKRGAHIYAEITGYGNTCDAYHITAPDPEGDGAYRSMAMAMRNAGWVPDEVDLINAHGTSTPLNDKMETAAIKRLLGEHADKVMVQSTKSMIGHLLGAAGAVETIAAILAIEEGIVHPTINQFDPDPECDLNTVPNKAVRARVDKVLINNFGFGGHNGVLAIERIKD